The sequence below is a genomic window from Paroedura picta isolate Pp20150507F chromosome 12, Ppicta_v3.0, whole genome shotgun sequence.
CCCCTCTCTGGGGCACTTAAACCGTTCCACCCCTGCGCCTCACACAGAATGCTGCCCCCCCGCCACGTCCCCCTAGATGTGTGCGGCCCAACCCCCATTCCAAGCACAGCAACTGTGCAACAGGGAGGCAAGGGTTTTCCCCAACCGCGCCCGGTCTCTGCTTGGCTCAGCCGCCTCTTGGCCTTCCTCCACGGGGGCCCCAAGACCAACTGGGTAACCCCACAGGGCTACCTGCACAGTGACCGAGACGATCTCCTGCTCCTCGCACTTGGTGTCTGCCTACCTGGCAAGAGGCTCcatgcagaggctgcccctcCCGCTCTAGTGTGCACCAGCGGCAACGAGCTAACCCCGGCCCTGCCCTTCTAGCCAGAGCAAGTGTGCCGGTGGGCTTTGCATGGGTCAGGCCTAGAGCCTCCAAAATGCAAGGAATATTCATGAATTCATCCCTCCTCCAGCGTGGCAGACCTTCCCATGGGAACCAACTGGCTTGCAGACGCTCGGGCctctgtgtgtggggagagaCGGGGCCATCTGCCTGCAGGTGGAGGCTCTTGTCTGGGTTGGGGTTCCCTCCTTCCTGTCAGGCTTTAATTGCTGTGCCTGTCTTGCAGTGCTGGCTTCACGGCATATcaggcatatttatttatatatcaataataatTTGGTTTGCTAGCCCCCTTGGGGTGCCCAGATGGGCAGACCGGTGGGGTGCAAATGCTGCCTCTCCATCAATGTCTTCTCCCTCATTGGACTGCAGGACCCTCTTCCAGGACAACCTCCAGACCGTCAGTACCTACGCGGGAGACCTGCAGAAGCAGCTGATCCCCTTTGCCACCGACCTGCATGCCCGGCTGACCGAGGACTCCCGGAAGCTGAAGGAGCAGATCCACCAGGAGCTGATGCAGCTGCAAGCCCAGATGTCGCCCTTTGcacaggaggtccatcagcagatCGGCAGGAACATCCAGGAGCTGCAGGCCAAGCTGGCCCCGTACGCAGAGGAGCTGGGCACGCAGGTGGAAAGGAACGCCGCGGACTTGCGCCAACACCTGGTGCTCCTCAGGCAGAATCTGCAGGCCAAGTTGGACGAGAACCTCGGCAACCTCCAGACCAGCCTCACCCCCTATGCCGATGAGCTGCAGCAGCGGCTCAGCCAGCAGGTGGAGACCACCCAGCGGCAGCTGGCCCCCTACGCCGACGAGATCAAGGCCAAGGTGGACGAGAGCGTGGGGGAGCTGCGCAAGAGCCTGAGCCCCTACGCCCAGGAGGTGCAGGATCAGCTGGCCCGGCAGCTGGAGGGGCTCACCTTGCAGATGAAGAAGAGTGCtgaggagctgcgggcccagcTCTCGGAAGAAACTGAGCAGCTGAAGCTGAAGCTGACCCCTTACGTCCAGGAGCTGAGGGAGaagctggaggagggaggggcggaCCTGCGTGAGTCCCTGGCCCTCTACACCAAAGGCCTGGACGACAGGGTTGGCCAGCAGATGGAAGAGTTCCGCCAGGCTGTGATGCTCACGGGGCAGAACCTGAATCGGCAGCTGGTGCAGAAGATGGAGGAGATGCGGCAGAAGCTGGAGCCCCACACGGCCACAGTGGAAGACCACCTCGTCTTCCTGGAGAAGGACGTGAGGGACAGGTTCAGCTCCTTCTTTGACAGCCTGAGGCAGCTCGGGAACTAAAAGGGGCCCTTTTGGCTCCCCACACTCCTGTGTGCTGTATGTCTGGCCCCACAGGGGTCCTTCTGGCCCCAAATAATTTCTTcatagcttcccccctccccagggagaggaatgagaaaccAGCAAGATCCAGAACTGCacagctgagcatcagtggggccCAAATGGGGTGTGGGGTACCTCTCCGTTGTCTGGGCACTCCTCCCCACTGCCCTGGGCAGTCAGACGTGTGGCTGAAATAAAGGACCCTCTTTGCAATGAGCTCCGTCTCTTGGGTTTCTTGGGCGAATTGCTCTGGCCTGTGTCCAAAGGACGTCTGCTTCTGATGACATGGTGCATTCCCCACCCCTCAATGCGGGGAAGAGATTCTAATTTAAGACATGCAAGAAGCCCCCAAGGAACACCCTCCCTCCTACAAACCTTCTCCCTACACatcatgaaccccccccccaaaggcttcCCAGGCCTCAATCTTCCagcaattctgccccccccccagggggccCGTTCTGTGGGATGGGAGCCATGATGGAGAAAGCACAGGCtccagcaggggctggggggtgggttAAGGCAggtgcactggttaccaattgcagccgggatcaggttcaaggttctgacctttaaggtccttcgtagcctgggacccacatatctgcctgtcacccccacagggctttacactctgcgggtaccaacctgttggtggttcctggtcccatgaagcccgcctggccttgacctggtggaatgagctcccagaagatctgagggccctgtgggagctgccTGCAatctacagggcctgcagaacggagctcttccgccaggttcaTGCTTAAGATCAGGGGCCAGAGCGTTGCCTCGTGGCAGACTGCCGGCATGTGGAGATCTCCCTATGGCACACCGGGAGGGAGCTGGTGGTTGCAGCGGCAGGCAGACAGGTTTTTGGCCACTGGAGttcataattttaatggggtatcAGAATAGCTGTTTTGTGTGGTTTTGATTATGTACTTTGCTGTGGGACGGCTTGCTGCCAGTGaggatgatgatggtgatgaggAGGGGGCCCTCGGATGAATCTTGGGGGAGGTGTGTGTCAGACCTTGcaaggaaacaaaaaggaaatggAATGCGCAGTGTTCTTCAACCATGTGAGATGGTGAGGGCGCAGCTGCCCATGCGCAAGGCTGAGAGGGATCGGCCAGCAGCACTCCGGCTGCAAGTGGCAGtgcctgacgggggggggggaggggggcatttgctGAAGAGAGGGCCGGGCCGTGTGGGTGAGGTGGACTGCGTTTTTGGCAGGAGGGCTGGCGCACCAGCCAGGGTGTGGGGCACGCAAGTGTACAAAGCCCCTGACAATTAGGCAACCTGCAGCCACAGCCCGTCCTCCCAAGTACCTTGGGCttcagccactcccccccccaaccccgggCCTGTCTTCTGGGCTCTTTCGGGGTTCCGGTGCTGCATCCACTCCCTGCCGTCTCCTTTCTCCGGGAGCCGCGTGAGGAACGCACCGCTCCTTCCAAGCCGCTCACGGCCCAAGCCGCCTTTGGGGGCCGCTGGAAGAGGCCTGGGGGAGGCCAGCAGAGGGGGCGGGAGGCAGGTCGGGGGGTCGATGGTCACCGGCTTCTTTGTAAGGCAGACCCTTTGAGAGGGGGTCTCTGGGGAGCCAACTCTTGGGAGCCCTGCAGGAGACCCCCCCCCGCTGTGCCCCCCTCCAAGAGGAGCGGCCAGGCTGGGCCCCGATGGGCTTGGCGGCTcccgggcgggggcggggcggaggcTCCGTCTCTTCTTGGCTGCCGCCGTGCAGCTCTCAAGGGATCGCCCCTCTGCGGGAAGTTCTGCACGGGctcccttcggggggggggggggcgactggcgcgcggcccctccgggccaccactcctgggggagggggagggggagggcggccACGGACCCCGCCCCTCACGGGAGGCCTCTGGCGTGGGCGGcgactccccccgcccctcctccagctggggccagtcacactccTTGCAGCGCCGTTCTCCCAGAGCACTCATGCTGGGGGCCAGGAGAGGCGGCGCCGgacgcggctcccccccccccgcaacgacGACCCTGCGAGGTGGGCTAGGCGGGGTGGGAGCGCGACCGGTCCGGTTGTGACGTCGCCGCCCCCTCGTCCCCCCCGTCGCCGGCGTTCACGTCACTTCCGGTCCGTGAGCAGGTGCCGGAAGCGGCCTCGAGAGGCATGTCGGCGCTGGGGGAGGCCGCGGGGCCGCTCTTCCGCCCGCCCGGCCCCGACGCCGCCGCCGAAGAGGAGGAGCCACCGGTCGAGATCGAGTCGCTGTGCATGGCCTGCCTGCGCCGCGTGAGTgccctcccgcccgccctcccgccctcccgGCCTCCCGCCCGGCCTCCCGCCCGGCCTCCCTCCCGCCTGACGGCCCTTCCGTGCCTGTGTCCCCGCAGGGCGTGACGCGGCTGCTGGTGAGGCGCGTGCCCTTCTTCCGCGAGGTCCTGCTCAGCTCCTTCGCCTGCGCCAGCTGCGGCTGGGCCAACGCCGAGGTCACGCCGGCCGGGCGCCTCCAGGAGCGCGGGGTGCGCTACACGCTGGCCGTGCAACGCAAGCAGGTCGGCCGGgaggccgggagggagggaggccgggagggagggggtcctCGGGCCCAGGGGAAGGGCTCTGCGTGCTCACCCCGCAATCGCCCCTTGACCCCTTCTTCTCCGCAGGATTTGAACAGGGAAGTGGTGAAGACGGACAGCGCCACCGCTAGCATCCCAGAGCTAGACTTTGaaatcccagccttctcccagaagGGAGGTGGGTATGCGGTCATTCCGGCCTGTCGTGGCGCACGTGGCAGTGGCCTCGCGAGGACCGGGGCAAGGGCCAGCAGCTAGCATGGCCTGCATGCCCAGGCAAGACGGTGGAACAGGGAAGGCGCTGCTGCTCCAGGGCTTGGTTTTTTGCAGCAGCAGGTGCCCTAACCTGCATAGTTGTGTTTACAGAGGGACCAGAAGGCATCGGGCCACCTCCTGATATAGGCATGTTAAGAAATCTGCCCTTGTCTCTCTTCTAGTCAGAGACAGGCTCCTTGCTTGAAGCCTTGGCCCTGAGTTAATTTTTGGGGCTTGCCAGCTGTGCCCTAGCCCAGGCACCTGCTGCCTGCATCGATGTTCCAGTTGCATAGTTTTCTTGGGGTTTCAGGAGAGAGAGGCACGAAGGCAGGGCCTGTTAGAGGTGAAACAGGAAGCCTAAGAGTGGGGCTTGTCCATTGGCTAGCCAGCTGGCCTGACTCTAGTTGGGGAGAGCTGGCAAATGAATGAGGTCTGTAAGGACTTGATAAATGCATGCCTTTTTCTGCCCCTAGCACTCACCACTGTGGAAGGGATAATTGACAGAGCCATAACAGGATTGGAGCAGGATCAGCCGGTCCGCAGGGTAAGTTGCTCACAAAGAATCCTTAAGAGGAGTTTCTTGGCGGCATTTGTTTACATATCTATATGTTACTTCtcttcccaatgggaacccaaagcttCTTACTCTGTTGTTCTGCCCTCCTGCATTTTGTCCTTAAAATGACAGCCCTGTGGAGTAGGTTATGCTAAGATGGTGACTGGCTCAGGATCACCCACCAGgcttccacagcagaatgggAACAAAACTGGGCCTTCCAGATCTAACACCCTAACCTCTAGGCCATGTTGGTTCTCTGAGAACACATCCGTCCGTCCGGGTTGATTGTGATCTCCTTGGCTGGTTTGCCTGAAGTCACTGTCTCAGAGTTAAAGGATcaaaagctgttgtgaccaagcaggaatctcagggctctctcagcctcacccacctcacagggtgtctgttgtggggagaggaaagggagggtgactataagccactttgagccttttttgggtagagaaaagtgacatataagaaccaactcttcttcttcaagtcagCACCAAAATGTATGGCTGgttctttcaaaaatatataacaagGCTATAAAATAAACGAGGCTGGGCTGtgtgagagcctgcttggtgtcatggttaagagtggaggcctctaatcttgtgaacctggtttgatttccccactcctgctctgcatgaagccagttgggggatcttgggccagtcagttcacgcagagctctctcagtcccacctaactcacagggtgtctgttgtgggaagaggcaaatgtaagctgctttgagactccttcagggagtgaaaggCGGGAttcaaaacccaactctttttctccacTGCACAGCAGTTTAAGTCATGAGAATGAAGCTAGGAATGTTTACTTTTTCATTTCAGGAAACTGACCCCAGTGTGGCAGGACAGATAGAGGAATTCATTTCAAGGTTGAAGCGTCTGAAAGAAGCAGAGGAAGCCTTCACTTTCGTAAGTCCCTGCAGGGTCGTGTGGCTCTCTGTATGAATGCCCCTGACTTTCAGCAGCGATAGGATTTcagatctctcccctccctttctgccaGGTCCTAGATGACCCTTCAGGGAACAGCTTTGTGGAGAACCCTCATGCCCCCCAGAGAGATGAAGGCCTGGTAGTTACCCATTATAAGAGATCTGCCCAGCAGGCTGCAATACTGGGGATTCAGGTAAGCCCACGGAGGGGGTCTGCTGTGGCTGAGAAGCATGGCTTAGCTCATGCTCATCTGGCACACCTCACTCTTGCTCCTCTTTTGTGGCCCTAAATTACGGAGTGCGGGTCCTGCAGCTCTCCAGTCAGTTTGGAAGccctgctttctcctccttttctcaccTGTGTGAGAAATGTCTGAGATGCAGCATGACCCCTTTTCTTTTCCAGGAAGACGAGTCAGAGGCGAAAGCAGTGGAGCCAGCAGATGACCTGAGGAATGAGGTATATCAGGTGTCCGAGAGCAGGGTGCTTTGGCAGAGGAGGCCTTTGGGCAGGGCTGTTCCCCTGAAGTAGAATCCAGCTGTGGGCCTGCTGCTCCATTCTGGGCCTCACTGAGATGCCTGAGTGTCGGTCCTCTGTCAATCCAGGTAATGCAGTTTAACACCAACTGCCCAGAGTGCAATGCTCCTGCCAAGACCAACATGAAGCTGGTGCGTATCCTTTTCAAGTGCAGGGGAGCATCTGGTCCCAGCGGCACACATGTTGCTGTGGACTGTGAAGTGCCTGTGTGCTGATGGCTCATTCTTTCGGGTCTGATTCTACTGCTGTTTTGCTCTGGGGTGATTTGGGTCCAGTTCTGTGGCTGATGAGATCTCAGGTTGACGTTGCAGGGATCTAGCAGGGGAAGTGGATCAAGCTGCCTGAAGAAGGATGGCAGCGTGTGCTTGACTGCTTGGCTCTGTGAGCAGCATTCCTTGACTGCCTGTTTGCAGACATTCCCCACTTCAAAGAGGTTATCATCATGGCCACAAACTGTGAGGCATGTGGCCACCGCACGAACGAGGTGAGGCTTCTCCACCTGTAAGAGGCTGGCTAGCCTCAACTTGCCAGGGAGATAAACACTGTCTTGTCATTCATGGTATTTTCTCCTGCTTAGGTTAAATCTGGAGGTGCTATAGAGCCTTTGGGAACCAAAATAACCCTCCAGGTGACGGACCCCTCAGACATGACTAGGGACCTCCTTAAGGTaggcctcaccccaccccacgtTCATCCCTTCTCGTTAATGCTGTGGAGTTGGAGGGGGCTGAACGAAACTTCCTTTCTTTTCCACAGTCAGAGACCTGCAGGGTGGAGATTCCAGAACTGGAATTTGAGCTGGGCATGGGGGCCCTGGGTGGCAAATTCACCACTCTGGAAGGATTACTGAAGGATATCCAGACCCTGGTGAGTGACAGCTTTGTATCAGCTACTGCTGCCACTTGGGGAAAGGGATATTGTCTCTGAATGAGACTCAGAATGCTGTGTTCcttgggaggaggagctgccccTGAGCAATTCACTCATCTCCCCGCAGGTGGAAAAGAATCCCTTCACCCTTGGGGACAGTTGCACCCCCAGGAGGGCAGAGAAACTCAGCGCGTTCAGCGGGAAGTTGCAGCAGGTGAGGCCCTAGCAGACCAAGTCTTTCAAATGTGGCCTGGGACTCATGCTGTTCCTGGTTCTGATTTTCTGGCTGGGGAGAGAGTTTGTGAGGTCACTGTTGCACACATAactctgcttctctctctttttttccctcccaagATATTGGATGGGCAGCTGCGAGTGCATTTTGTTATGGATGACCCTGCAGGGAACAGTTACCTTCAGGTAAAGTGTGATTGCAGGAAACAACAAAAACCAAACACTTTGACCAGCACAGAGGCAGCCAGAAAACATACCAGAGGGGGAGAAGCCAGTGGCCTGAGGTGACTTCCTTTATGCAGCTTGCTTGGGTGTTTCTATACATATGCTCCAGGCCAGTGCTTGTGGAGCAAAGTGCATGGCGAGGACTGCGCTGCAGTGGGCTTTGGGAGGTCCATTCAGATGTTCATCCAAGATACTGGCTGGCATCCTCTGGGGCTAAAAAACATAACTAGGGAGAAGCTGGGGACAGCATACAATCCTCCAGCCTGGATGCTCCCCATCCCAAAAatggcataaaaatccaaatacttTGCCTTAATTTTCAAGGTGGGGAGGCAGAGGTCCATGGGAACCCTTCTCCTAGCCTTTGGCCTGGAACTCACTGTAGCTTAGCTTCCTGCTCTTTTCAGAACGTGTATGcccctgaggaagacccggaactGCATGTGGAGCACTACGAACGCAGCTTTGAGCAGAATGAGGAGCTGGGCCTCAATGACATGAAGACAGAGGACTATGAGACAGAGAACGCCACCTCTGAGCAGTAGCCTTGCTTTTTCCAGGCCAAGACTGTGGTGAGGGATGAGAAACAAGTGAAGGAGCCTGGTGTTGCTATCCCCCTACTCAGGACACAATCTCAGCTCTGCTTAAGCAGCCGCTTGTAGCTGGTTGCTCACTTAGGAACTGCAGCAGAGCGCAGCCAACACATTAAAGCTGGACAACTGCTGTACTTGAGGCTGTCAGGGCGAGATCTTTGTTCGGCGTACACAACTGTCACTGTGTTCTGTTTGGTGCTGGATGGGGTCAGCACGGGGCTAGCGCCTGTGGTTGGCCGCAGAAAGAGAGGTTTTTTTGTTGggctttctctttgttttcagggaaataataaaaatatgttcTCCTAGTTTCCAGTATGATTTCTTTGGGAGTGGAGCAGGACCAGCAGACTTGTCTCTGGTTTAAAGATGTCACCGTTCCAGAAATCCTGAAGCCTGTTTTGTTAGGGGAAAAATGACATTCTGGCGTAAagcgaaataataataataatgagaggTTTATTATCTGGCGGGTGAGCAGGGCACTTCCGCCGCTTACTGGCCGCCCCACGCAGGAGGAAGGTCGGACGGGCGGAGTTGCCCCGGCTTGCCTCTCTAGGCAGCACGAGGCGGCTCGGTGGCCCCTTGCCCCGCCCTTTCCGGCCTCCTGGTCCTCCGAGGCGTCGCCGGAAGCCGCCCTCCGCCACTTCCGCTTCCGGCCTCCGGCGAAGATGGCGGCGGCCTCGGGCCTGTCCAAGGCGGAGTACCTGCGGCGGCGCTACCTGGAACCTGGCGCGGGCGAGGCCGACTCGGGGGCCAAGAAGCGGCGCCGGAGGAAGCGGCCCAAGGAGCCGATGGGGGGGTGAGCCGAGGAGCCCCGCCCTGCCAGGGTGGCCCCCGGGACAGCTGGTCGCCAGGCTTCGTGGGGctgagcccccccgcccccccgctctTGGAAACCCGCGGCTCCGCTCCCTCGAGCGCTGGGGCCGGGCGGGACGGGACTCAGCTGAGAGCAGCCAGTCGGCCCAGGGCGACGGACAGGAGCCTTCgccgagggaggggggcagggaggtctCAGGGGCGACCCTTGTCCTCCGTGGCCCGTTTGCTGGCCTTGCGGGTTGCTGGGCCTGACGGACAGCTCAGCTGATCCATCTCTTGATGTTCTGAAATAGAACATATTGTGTGGCTTTTATGGTGTTCTCTTGGCGAGAATATGGTGGTGACAGTGAGAGGGCAGCAATGGCCACGATTCTTGCCGCTGTggaggccaggcagggaacccgGGTGGCCAGGGGCCCTGATAGGGTTGAGTTTTGCTAGAGAATCTTTCACCAGGGAGCCTTCGAAAGTGTACACTTGCAAGTAAGTCAGAATGAGTTTGTCACACTGAGATTTGTTGGGAGGTACTAGATGCCATAACCTTGTGCACAGTGCCTGGATGAATGGGAAGGATTTGTCTGTGGCAACTAATACATTTGATTCGGTAAAGAGAAGTCCAGTGACAAACTGTACATGGACAGTTTCCATTCTTTTTcagtgtgtctgaagaagtgtctaTGCCCATGGAAGATTAtgctcagattaaaaaaaaacattgttggtcttaaaggtgccactggactaaaactttgtccACGGACTGTTACAGTTAGATTATAATCTCGTTAAGGGCTGCCAGATTCCTGTTTGTCCTGTTAGCTATCTCTTTGGAAATATTATTCAATGAGAAAGGGATCCGCTTCATCCTTCAGAACCTACTTTCTTTCTTGATGGCAGCTGATTGGAAAGGTGCTGGCGAGAGGTCGAGCTATGGCCCTTTCAGGTTTTCTGTTCAAGACACAGGAACTTCATTTTTGCTACTGTCAAAAATTGTGTTGATTATGCATCATTTTATCGTCTTTTGACTTCCAGGATCCGTATAGTGGATGATGATGTGAGTTGGAAAAGCATTTCTAATGtgcaagaaaaggaggaggaagaggtagaAGATGGAGACCTGCCTGTGGTGAGTATTTAGGAACTGAGTATTTAGACTGCAAACAGACAGGGTGGTTCCCCGGGTGTAAG
It includes:
- the ZPR1 gene encoding zinc finger protein ZPR1 isoform X1; protein product: MSALGEAAGPLFRPPGPDAAAEEEEPPVEIESLCMACLRRGVTRLLVRRVPFFREVLLSSFACASCGWANAEVTPAGRLQERGVRYTLAVQRKQDLNREVVKTDSATASIPELDFEIPAFSQKGALTTVEGIIDRAITGLEQDQPVRRETDPSVAGQIEEFISRLKRLKEAEEAFTFVLDDPSGNSFVENPHAPQRDEGLVVTHYKRSAQQAAILGIQEDESEAKAVEPADDLRNEVMQFNTNCPECNAPAKTNMKLVHIPHFKEVIIMATNCEACGHRTNEVKSGGAIEPLGTKITLQVTDPSDMTRDLLKSETCRVEIPELEFELGMGALGGKFTTLEGLLKDIQTLVEKNPFTLGDSCTPRRAEKLSAFSGKLQQILDGQLRVHFVMDDPAGNSYLQNVYAPEEDPELHVEHYERSFEQNEELGLNDMKTEDYETENATSEQ
- the LOC143821222 gene encoding uncharacterized protein LOC143821222, translating into MELKAAALIISLLAIAGAHADVSADQAADVVWKYFTQLSSDAQETVDQLQQSEISQQLQTLFQDNLQTVSTYAGDLQKQLIPFATDLHARLTEDSRKLKEQIHQELMQLQAQMSPFAQEVHQQIGRNIQELQAKLAPYAEELGTQVERNAADLRQHLVLLRQNLQAKLDENLGNLQTSLTPYADELQQRLSQQVETTQRQLAPYADEIKAKVDESVGELRKSLSPYAQEVQDQLARQLEGLTLQMKKSAEELRAQLSEETEQLKLKLTPYVQELREKLEEGGADLRESLALYTKGLDDRVGQQMEEFRQAVMLTGQNLNRQLVQKMEEMRQKLEPHTATVEDHLVFLEKDVRDRFSSFFDSLRQLGN
- the ZPR1 gene encoding zinc finger protein ZPR1 isoform X2, which gives rise to MSALGEAAGPLFRPPGPDAAAEEEEPPVEIESLCMACLRRDLNREVVKTDSATASIPELDFEIPAFSQKGALTTVEGIIDRAITGLEQDQPVRRETDPSVAGQIEEFISRLKRLKEAEEAFTFVLDDPSGNSFVENPHAPQRDEGLVVTHYKRSAQQAAILGIQEDESEAKAVEPADDLRNEVMQFNTNCPECNAPAKTNMKLVHIPHFKEVIIMATNCEACGHRTNEVKSGGAIEPLGTKITLQVTDPSDMTRDLLKSETCRVEIPELEFELGMGALGGKFTTLEGLLKDIQTLVEKNPFTLGDSCTPRRAEKLSAFSGKLQQILDGQLRVHFVMDDPAGNSYLQNVYAPEEDPELHVEHYERSFEQNEELGLNDMKTEDYETENATSEQ